The nucleotide sequence TTAGAGAAGAGCCACCTAGAATCATTCATTAAAGATAACTTGCGTGCGCGCATTCGGTCGATGGGTATCACTGGCGTCAATTATGTGGAGCTGGATTTTTATCCTAAGTCGGATCAGAATTTCACTCTGAAATACTCATGGCAGCCAGAATATCCAGTAGTGCCATCAATGCCCAATCAGGCAGATGAAATCATTTCAGGCATTCAAAAGATGATTAGCTCTCTTAACGGTCTGGATGTTGAGGGAACGCAGAAGAAGTTTGATGCTTTATTGGGTAATCTAAATCAATTGATGGCTGGCGACGGTAAAAATAACTCGGGCCTAATCAATTCGGTTCAAGATCTCAATGTCTTATTGGATCGAATTGCTAAAGTCACGGACAAAGATCAGCTCAATATTCTGATGCGTGAATTAGTTGCCACCATGGTTTCTTTACGTCAGACCATCACCAGTGTTCAGGGTGACACTACTGCGACCTTGGAGAACCTTCGTCAGGCCAGTGAGCAGTTAAATGAATTTACTCGGGTCGCAAGTCAATCGCCGTCTACTCTGATTTGGGGTGAGCCACCTGCACGTATTACGCCTCCAATGAATGGAGTTCAAAAATGAAAATTCAGATGACCAATAACTTAAGTTTCATTCAGTTTGCCTCCTTGGTATTCATAGCGGCTGCATTAAGTGCATGCTCATTACCCAAAAGACCAGCATTAGAGACTAGTACTTGGATGGTTGCACCGGAGCGTACTGGTACCCCTTATAAGCCCCGTAGTGATTTGTGGCTCAAGATGGGTTCAGTATCAACAACGCCACCTTTTGATGGCAGGTCTTTGGTTTATCGCTTAGGTGATCAGCGCTATGAAAAGGATTTTTATAATACGTACTCTGCGT is from Polynucleobacter sp. MG-Unter2-18 and encodes:
- a CDS encoding MlaD family protein, whose translation is MSNNSNPNYFRLGIFVLAAIGALLTIILIFGSGQFFKKSFMVETYVKQSVTGLDAGAAVRFRGVKIGQVTLIALSGDLYEKQVPMIQKQEYVVVRMQIYGDSLEKSHLESFIKDNLRARIRSMGITGVNYVELDFYPKSDQNFTLKYSWQPEYPVVPSMPNQADEIISGIQKMISSLNGLDVEGTQKKFDALLGNLNQLMAGDGKNNSGLINSVQDLNVLLDRIAKVTDKDQLNILMRELVATMVSLRQTITSVQGDTTATLENLRQASEQLNEFTRVASQSPSTLIWGEPPARITPPMNGVQK